The following coding sequences are from one Paenibacillus tundrae window:
- a CDS encoding helix-turn-helix transcriptional regulator: MRPSVLAYEQGYAIHVNQPGDALFYHLDYDERSHDLNMEFQHFHDFYEICILLDRTAAHIIEGNIYEIQPWDIVLLRPSLLHKTKYPTGTPPKRLIINFAIPRNVPGLESDYKELFSIFEEQIPIFRFSEERRAEVLAPINEIFALSQRPSALHSVAIHSKFVEFLCAIHHHSAENDYVREETGSAMSRRMYAIASYIHSHYQHELSLEEISKKFFVSAHHLSRQFNKVTGFTFTEYIQMTRIRNAQQMLLNTNHKITDIAAQCGFASFSQFNRIFNKFNSMSPSAYRRSRQPQREREVMLVGSDPSI; encoded by the coding sequence ATGAGACCATCCGTTTTGGCATACGAGCAGGGATATGCAATCCATGTTAACCAGCCTGGAGATGCATTGTTCTATCACTTGGATTATGATGAACGATCCCATGATCTGAATATGGAGTTTCAGCATTTCCATGATTTCTATGAAATCTGTATTCTTCTGGATCGCACGGCTGCGCATATTATTGAAGGCAACATATACGAGATTCAGCCTTGGGATATTGTCCTGCTAAGGCCTTCATTACTACACAAAACCAAATACCCCACAGGTACGCCGCCCAAAAGGTTAATTATTAACTTTGCGATACCACGTAATGTACCTGGTCTTGAGAGCGATTACAAAGAGCTGTTCTCCATATTTGAGGAGCAGATACCGATCTTCAGATTTTCCGAAGAAAGGCGTGCCGAGGTACTCGCGCCAATCAATGAAATTTTTGCCCTATCACAGCGTCCCTCTGCGCTTCATTCCGTCGCTATTCATAGCAAATTTGTTGAATTTCTCTGTGCAATCCATCATCATTCCGCAGAGAATGACTACGTTCGAGAAGAGACAGGGTCTGCGATGTCGAGACGAATGTATGCCATTGCATCATATATCCATAGCCATTACCAGCATGAGCTGTCCCTTGAGGAGATATCTAAGAAATTTTTCGTGAGTGCTCATCACTTGTCTCGCCAGTTCAACAAAGTAACAGGGTTTACGTTCACGGAATATATTCAGATGACTCGAATTCGCAACGCCCAGCAAATGCTTCTGAACACCAATCACAAAATTACAGATATTGCGGCACAGTGCGGCTTCGCGAGTTTCTCTCAATTCAATCGTATCTTCAACAAATTCAATAGCATGTCACCGAGTGCATATCGTCGAAGTAGACAGCCGCAGCGTGAGCGTGAAGTGATGCTGGTAGGGAGCGACCCAAGTATATGA
- the pdxA gene encoding 4-hydroxythreonine-4-phosphate dehydrogenase PdxA produces MKPTIGITMGDAAGIGPEIIMKALGHQEMYDQCNPLVIGDAKILARVLPVIGSSLNVNAIQEPSEAKYEFGTVDVIDLNLVPADLEYGKVSAVAGDAAFQFLAKAIDLAKKQQIQSICTAPLNKEALHQGGHLYPGHTEILADLTDTQDFSMMLTTPSLRVIHLTTHMGLIDAIASINPERTYTVVKLAHDTLKKAGFENPRVAVCGINPHAGENGLFGNGEEEEKLQPGIERAQQEGINVVGPLPADTLFFRAGRGDFDIVVACYHDQGHAPIKVMGIEEGVNITVGLKGGIIRTSVDHGTAFDIAGKNIADDKSMLAAIRSAIELAPKDQV; encoded by the coding sequence ATGAAACCTACAATTGGAATTACGATGGGCGACGCAGCAGGTATTGGGCCGGAGATTATTATGAAAGCACTGGGTCATCAAGAGATGTACGATCAGTGCAATCCACTCGTTATCGGTGATGCGAAGATTCTAGCGCGCGTGTTGCCGGTTATCGGCTCAAGTCTGAACGTCAACGCTATTCAAGAGCCTTCCGAAGCCAAATATGAATTCGGTACTGTGGATGTGATTGATCTAAATCTCGTTCCTGCCGATCTGGAATATGGCAAAGTTTCTGCCGTGGCAGGAGACGCAGCATTTCAGTTTCTTGCCAAAGCCATTGACCTTGCCAAAAAGCAGCAGATTCAATCCATCTGCACGGCGCCTTTGAACAAAGAAGCTTTACACCAAGGGGGGCACCTGTATCCGGGACACACCGAGATTCTGGCTGACCTGACGGATACACAGGACTTTTCCATGATGCTGACAACGCCTAGTTTAAGAGTCATTCACCTGACAACACACATGGGTCTGATCGATGCCATTGCAAGTATCAACCCGGAAAGAACCTATACCGTTGTGAAGCTTGCTCATGATACGTTGAAAAAAGCAGGCTTTGAGAATCCGCGCGTAGCCGTATGCGGAATCAATCCTCATGCCGGAGAGAACGGCTTGTTCGGTAACGGAGAAGAAGAAGAGAAACTGCAGCCCGGCATTGAGCGTGCGCAGCAGGAAGGCATTAACGTCGTTGGTCCACTCCCGGCGGACACACTCTTCTTCCGCGCAGGCCGCGGCGACTTCGACATTGTGGTAGCCTGCTACCATGACCAAGGCCATGCACCGATCAAAGTGATGGGCATCGAGGAAGGCGTGAACATCACCGTTGGCCTGAAAGGCGGCATCATCCGTACGTCAGTCGACCACGGTACAGCCTTCGATATCGCCGGCAAAAATATCGCCGATGATAAAAGCATGCTGGCTGCCATCCGCTCTGCTATTGAGCTGGCTCCGAAAGATCAAGTTTAA
- a CDS encoding four-carbon acid sugar kinase family protein, which translates to MKLAIIADDLTGANDSGVQLARHGLKTSVLFNMDEEPLTRYDAVVFDTDSRSISSQEAYERVYQAAHLLKNNGFDTIFKKMDSTMRGNIGIEIDALYDVVKPDFMMIAPGYPKNNRTILKGIHYLNGVPLADTEIANDPKTPVTLSYLPDLLKQQTNYEVGEITIADLEVGQGHIQLKLEQFKQNNIPYILVDSTEERHLEMILQMTRELEYTFAWAGSAGIANYLPAHYELESKSAELTIPRNPGPILTVVGSVNKNSREQLNLLLKQTRISSVLFHSFKAVSTSADRAEEIERVYAEVRSKALEGQDVVLYSTAEQVDIELARATGELRGLNHTEVSNEIVLAMGEICARLLEEGLFKGVSMTGGDTAKQICLKWNISGFELLDELEIGVPISKFIGIDDLHVITKAGGFGKPDVFIHAIQKLKGGILV; encoded by the coding sequence ATGAAATTAGCCATTATTGCAGATGATTTGACCGGTGCCAATGACAGCGGGGTGCAGCTTGCCCGCCATGGCTTGAAGACCAGTGTTCTTTTTAATATGGATGAGGAGCCTCTTACACGTTACGATGCCGTCGTCTTTGATACAGATAGTCGCTCTATATCCTCGCAGGAAGCGTATGAACGTGTATATCAGGCAGCTCATTTGCTGAAGAACAATGGATTTGATACGATTTTCAAAAAGATGGATTCGACCATGCGGGGAAATATCGGCATCGAGATTGATGCTCTGTATGATGTCGTCAAACCTGATTTTATGATGATCGCTCCAGGCTATCCGAAGAATAACCGTACCATCCTTAAGGGTATCCATTACCTGAATGGCGTTCCGCTTGCAGATACCGAGATTGCTAATGATCCGAAGACACCCGTAACTCTTTCCTACCTTCCAGACCTGCTGAAGCAGCAGACGAATTATGAAGTAGGCGAAATTACGATTGCTGATCTGGAGGTTGGCCAAGGTCACATTCAATTGAAACTGGAACAATTTAAACAAAATAACATTCCGTATATACTCGTAGATTCCACAGAAGAACGGCATCTGGAGATGATCTTGCAGATGACTCGCGAGCTAGAGTATACCTTTGCCTGGGCAGGATCTGCTGGCATTGCTAACTACCTCCCTGCTCATTACGAGCTTGAATCCAAGTCCGCCGAACTGACAATACCGAGGAATCCCGGCCCCATCCTGACGGTTGTGGGCAGCGTGAACAAAAATTCCCGCGAGCAGTTAAATCTACTGCTGAAACAGACACGTATCTCGTCCGTTCTATTCCACTCTTTCAAAGCTGTGTCTACGTCAGCAGACCGAGCAGAGGAAATAGAACGTGTCTATGCAGAGGTGAGATCCAAAGCGCTGGAAGGACAAGATGTCGTCCTATACTCCACCGCAGAACAAGTCGATATTGAACTGGCACGGGCAACGGGCGAATTGCGTGGTCTCAATCACACGGAAGTCAGCAATGAAATTGTACTGGCGATGGGTGAGATCTGTGCCAGACTACTGGAAGAGGGACTTTTCAAAGGGGTATCCATGACGGGTGGCGATACGGCTAAACAAATCTGTCTGAAATGGAATATTAGCGGCTTCGAGCTGCTGGATGAGCTTGAAATCGGTGTGCCGATCTCCAAGTTTATCGGGATTGATGATCTGCACGTGATTACCAAAGCTGGCGGCTTCGGCAAACCCGATGTCTTTATCCATGCGATTCAAAAATTAAAAGGGGGTATTCTCGTATGA
- a CDS encoding 2-keto-3-deoxygluconate permease — MNIKATLDRIPGGMMVVPLLLGATINTFFPNALRIGGFTEALFVNSSSTLIALFLLIAGTQITFKTAGSSVGKGVTLLVVKWAIGAALGLVAIIFADSSGLFLGLAPLAIIAAMTNSNGGLYIALAGQYGKEDDKAAYPFLALSDGPFLTMVALSIFGAMGFANGMFSPMAFVAVLLPLIVGVIIGNLDRSLADWLHKGSDKLVPFFAFSLGMGINFSSIIQGGLGGILLGVLTVLLTGGIGYLLFKAIGWNPIVGASEGSTAGNAVGTPAAIVAANASFGPIAEIATVQIAASVVTTAILLPIFIGFLSKRLEKSGGVEKYNQRPST; from the coding sequence ATGAACATTAAAGCAACTTTAGATCGCATCCCTGGCGGTATGATGGTCGTTCCCCTGCTACTTGGTGCAACCATTAATACATTCTTCCCGAATGCTCTGCGCATTGGTGGATTCACGGAAGCTCTCTTCGTTAACAGTTCCAGTACGTTGATCGCGTTGTTCCTGTTGATTGCGGGTACACAGATTACGTTCAAAACAGCAGGTTCATCCGTCGGTAAAGGTGTTACCTTGCTGGTCGTCAAGTGGGCGATCGGTGCAGCACTCGGCCTCGTTGCCATTATATTTGCCGACTCAAGCGGGTTATTCTTAGGTCTTGCCCCACTTGCCATTATTGCTGCCATGACCAACTCGAACGGCGGTTTGTACATTGCACTCGCTGGTCAATACGGTAAAGAAGATGACAAAGCCGCCTATCCATTCCTCGCACTCAGCGATGGTCCATTCCTAACCATGGTAGCGCTCTCCATCTTCGGTGCGATGGGCTTTGCCAACGGCATGTTCTCTCCTATGGCTTTCGTTGCTGTATTGCTTCCGCTCATCGTTGGTGTCATTATTGGTAATCTGGATCGCAGTCTGGCGGATTGGCTGCACAAAGGCAGTGACAAACTTGTTCCGTTCTTCGCCTTCTCACTTGGTATGGGAATCAACTTCTCCTCGATCATCCAAGGTGGACTTGGTGGAATCTTACTTGGCGTTCTGACTGTTCTCCTCACAGGCGGAATTGGATATCTGTTGTTCAAAGCGATTGGCTGGAATCCCATCGTTGGTGCTTCCGAAGGTTCAACAGCCGGAAATGCGGTAGGTACACCTGCTGCCATCGTGGCTGCGAATGCTTCATTTGGCCCTATTGCCGAGATTGCAACAGTACAGATTGCCGCGAGTGTTGTTACGACGGCTATCCTGTTACCGATCTTCATCGGGTTCCTCTCCAAACGACTGGAGAAATCAGGCGGAGTCGAGAAATACAATCAGCGGCCATCCACATAA
- a CDS encoding PrpR N-terminal domain-containing protein codes for MRTRVHFIAPYESMIPIIQECIPRFPQLAIQTDVGDLANGVELATQAEKNGAEIIISRGGTAQLIKKAVTIPVIDVQLSGYDMIRSLTLASQFNGQTAIVGFSNITSGAQSIIDLMDLPLKVYTIHSSEDVARLLLELKASGYRQIVGDVITVNTAKTYGLEGLLIQSGQESILRAMEDAQLVYRYLSKNHAISIILNDLVTQEHPNLLILNERNEVVFENLTDFEKNPLTDNHMYLTNTSLEFHQSQIQNVFMVDDYQLTVNAYVTTLNNNSYKVYMLEKGQPYTFAQFGITTFTDASMEPIVAESPAMQAVLNNIRALYEHHEPIYLLGEADSGKSFLVKHIHQMYSGGGLLLQIDLSQVPSGHLHKIPLAKVRNVEINHMEARIIDPELLSFIQDCLRSQIGVFILGEQALTPQWSLDLELNTIIMPNLAERPEDLAPLMQHFLTGYYQKYGTTAVKIKEDALQLIRDQITNMNVNQLKHLIKQAALNEQDYVITTATLSRLLGQQPSASHMKLNGTLKEIEKEVIQSVLQEENNNQSKAAERLGINRATLWRKLKD; via the coding sequence ATGCGTACACGAGTTCACTTTATCGCTCCCTACGAATCAATGATTCCTATCATACAAGAGTGCATTCCTCGCTTTCCCCAGTTAGCCATTCAGACGGATGTGGGCGATTTGGCGAACGGTGTGGAATTAGCCACTCAAGCTGAGAAAAACGGTGCAGAGATTATTATCAGTCGTGGCGGAACGGCTCAATTGATTAAGAAAGCAGTGACCATTCCCGTCATTGATGTGCAGTTATCGGGCTATGATATGATTCGTTCACTTACACTGGCAAGCCAGTTTAACGGTCAAACGGCCATCGTTGGTTTCTCCAACATCACCTCTGGTGCACAATCCATTATTGATCTGATGGATCTGCCCCTCAAGGTCTATACCATACATAGCTCGGAAGATGTGGCACGATTGCTCTTGGAGTTGAAAGCTTCTGGTTACCGTCAGATTGTCGGAGATGTGATCACTGTCAACACCGCCAAGACCTATGGTCTGGAGGGATTGTTGATCCAATCCGGCCAGGAATCTATCCTTAGAGCGATGGAGGATGCACAGCTGGTCTACCGTTATTTGAGCAAAAATCATGCGATATCGATCATCCTGAATGACCTGGTCACACAGGAACATCCGAATTTGCTTATTTTAAACGAACGCAATGAAGTCGTGTTCGAGAACCTGACCGACTTTGAGAAAAATCCGCTGACCGATAATCACATGTATCTGACCAACACCAGCCTGGAATTTCATCAATCCCAGATCCAAAATGTGTTCATGGTGGACGATTATCAACTCACGGTCAATGCCTATGTAACGACTCTAAACAACAATAGCTACAAGGTATATATGCTGGAAAAAGGACAACCCTATACCTTTGCACAATTCGGCATAACAACTTTCACGGATGCATCGATGGAACCCATCGTCGCCGAGTCCCCTGCCATGCAGGCAGTATTGAATAACATTCGGGCACTGTACGAGCATCATGAACCGATCTATCTGCTGGGTGAAGCGGATTCCGGTAAATCTTTTCTGGTCAAACACATTCATCAGATGTACTCTGGTGGTGGACTTTTATTACAGATTGATCTCTCGCAAGTTCCGTCCGGTCATTTGCACAAGATACCACTAGCCAAAGTTCGAAATGTAGAGATTAATCATATGGAAGCACGTATAATAGATCCGGAGTTGCTCTCCTTTATCCAAGACTGCCTTCGAAGCCAGATTGGGGTGTTTATACTCGGGGAGCAAGCATTGACCCCACAGTGGTCACTCGATCTGGAGCTTAATACGATCATCATGCCAAATCTTGCGGAAAGACCCGAGGACCTGGCTCCACTTATGCAGCATTTCCTTACAGGTTACTACCAGAAATACGGAACTACTGCGGTGAAGATCAAAGAGGATGCACTACAGCTCATCCGGGATCAGATCACGAATATGAACGTCAACCAGTTGAAGCATCTGATTAAGCAGGCTGCACTCAATGAACAGGATTATGTAATCACCACGGCTACCTTGTCCCGCTTGCTGGGTCAGCAACCTTCTGCAAGTCACATGAAGTTGAACGGTACGCTGAAGGAAATTGAGAAAGAAGTTATTCAGTCCGTACTTCAGGAGGAAAATAATAATCAATCAAAGGCCGCAGAACGCCTTGGGATTAACCGAGCCACATTATGGCGTAAACTTAAAGATTAA
- a CDS encoding PspA/IM30 family protein, with product MGILSRFRDVMKANMNSLLSRSEDPERTVNEVMRSLSSDLGKVKAEATAVLSDESRARRALDESSAELRKLQRYAEKSAESRDEDKALQFLQKKAKQAEKHNELQAAYDRAAAKAKVMKHMQDKLIADMATMEARYTELKSKMADAKAKQQANEQNASAGRANDALRAMEDKANQALNEAEALAELRAGAQEDDLDELIAQLEKDMNAETGNEQKKVPTAEEELAAIQQQLNDK from the coding sequence ATGGGAATCTTGTCGAGGTTTAGGGACGTGATGAAGGCAAATATGAATAGCTTGTTAAGCCGATCTGAGGATCCGGAGAGAACGGTAAATGAGGTTATGCGTAGCTTGAGCAGTGATCTTGGAAAGGTAAAAGCAGAGGCGACTGCGGTCCTCTCGGATGAGAGTAGAGCAAGAAGAGCTTTGGATGAATCGAGTGCGGAACTACGCAAGCTTCAGCGGTATGCAGAGAAGTCAGCAGAATCCCGAGATGAGGATAAGGCGCTCCAATTCCTGCAGAAAAAAGCGAAGCAGGCTGAGAAGCACAATGAATTACAAGCTGCTTATGATCGAGCCGCTGCCAAAGCCAAAGTGATGAAGCATATGCAGGATAAACTGATTGCGGATATGGCGACGATGGAAGCGAGATATACTGAGTTGAAAAGCAAAATGGCAGATGCCAAGGCCAAGCAACAGGCTAATGAGCAGAACGCATCGGCGGGTAGAGCAAACGATGCACTCCGTGCAATGGAAGACAAGGCTAATCAAGCATTGAACGAAGCAGAGGCTCTGGCAGAGCTTCGGGCAGGTGCGCAGGAAGATGACCTGGACGAATTGATTGCACAATTGGAGAAGGACATGAATGCCGAAACGGGTAATGAACAGAAGAAAGTGCCAACGGCTGAGGAAGAGCTTGCAGCCATCCAACAGCAACTGAACGATAAGTGA
- a CDS encoding TFIIB-type zinc ribbon-containing protein has product MPVIEYRCPNCGSGMNFDGNTGMLSCPSCGRQDNIEQIPDPLKKQVFKENEIKSYHCTSCGADLVTDADTSATTCSFCGAAVVLSDRLSGELAPAMVIPFAITKETAKEAFKKWCKNGLLTPSGFMTADRIKEITGIYVPFWLYELHNRIEVHGRATKVRSYTQGDYHYTETQHYEIYRKIRLNYVNLPIDASKKMDDKLMDKLEPFPYNQLKDFKTPYLAGYIAEKYSYTDEELYPRAKEKTQPYIESYIASTVSGYTSVSYTDKQIDTTLKNADYVLLPVWMVYYDFNRTEYTFAMNGQTGKVVGRPPISKAKVAGWFAGVSAVSFLSIKVVAWMMGGGFL; this is encoded by the coding sequence ATGCCGGTTATTGAATACAGATGTCCGAACTGTGGTAGTGGGATGAACTTTGATGGGAACACGGGAATGCTATCCTGCCCTAGTTGTGGGCGACAGGATAATATTGAGCAGATTCCAGACCCACTCAAGAAACAGGTGTTTAAAGAGAACGAAATCAAGTCGTACCACTGTACCAGTTGCGGGGCTGACCTTGTGACAGATGCAGATACGAGTGCAACAACTTGTAGCTTCTGCGGAGCTGCGGTTGTCTTAAGTGACCGATTGAGCGGAGAGCTGGCTCCAGCGATGGTGATTCCTTTTGCTATTACGAAGGAGACTGCGAAGGAAGCATTCAAAAAGTGGTGCAAAAACGGCCTGCTTACGCCAAGTGGCTTCATGACGGCTGACCGAATCAAAGAAATAACCGGAATCTACGTGCCCTTCTGGTTATATGAGTTACATAACAGAATTGAAGTTCATGGTCGTGCCACCAAGGTGAGAAGCTACACGCAGGGTGATTATCACTATACCGAAACCCAGCATTATGAGATATACCGGAAAATCCGGCTGAATTATGTGAATCTGCCCATTGATGCATCCAAGAAAATGGATGATAAACTGATGGATAAGTTAGAGCCGTTTCCTTACAACCAATTGAAGGATTTCAAAACGCCTTATCTCGCGGGTTATATTGCGGAAAAATATAGCTATACCGATGAAGAGCTCTATCCCCGAGCTAAAGAAAAAACGCAACCTTATATTGAATCTTACATTGCTTCTACTGTATCGGGGTACACCAGTGTGAGTTATACGGATAAACAGATTGATACCACACTGAAAAATGCAGATTACGTCTTGCTCCCCGTGTGGATGGTGTACTATGACTTTAATCGCACGGAATACACGTTTGCCATGAATGGTCAGACAGGTAAGGTCGTGGGTAGACCTCCGATCAGCAAAGCAAAAGTCGCGGGATGGTTCGCAGGCGTGTCGGCCGTATCATTTCTCTCCATTAAGGTTGTGGCATGGATGATGGGAGGTGGCTTCCTGTGA
- a CDS encoding TPM domain-containing protein yields MKKGRYIALMTAFIFIVMCVAAPWIPAQSAAAATKELILDEANLLSSQEIEDLNTLANKYSAERETDLIVITTNNEEQITDELFTENYYDEQAPGYDKPHGNAVIMTLDMYNRTVYVGGFYKGEDYVTNSRADEITAQIAPYLSDGNYSQAFEKYLTMAYEYLGDKPLDEDSGTGSTYPGSSSGTGSGNYPSGGSNANPDNILFNTWFQLAVSVVIGGIVVGIMAYNSGGRVTVNRATYEDSGASSVVDRGDRYIRTTVTKTKIERNNNNGGGGGGGGTTRGGHSHSGSSRSF; encoded by the coding sequence GTGAAAAAGGGAAGGTACATTGCGTTAATGACCGCCTTCATCTTCATAGTAATGTGTGTTGCAGCCCCGTGGATTCCAGCGCAAAGCGCGGCAGCGGCAACGAAAGAACTGATTCTTGATGAAGCTAATTTGCTTAGCTCGCAAGAGATTGAAGATTTGAATACCTTGGCAAATAAGTACAGTGCGGAGCGCGAGACAGACCTCATCGTTATTACGACGAATAATGAGGAGCAGATCACGGATGAATTGTTCACAGAGAACTACTATGATGAGCAGGCACCCGGTTATGATAAGCCTCATGGTAATGCGGTTATTATGACTTTGGATATGTACAATCGTACCGTGTATGTGGGTGGTTTCTACAAAGGGGAAGACTACGTTACCAATAGCAGAGCTGATGAGATTACGGCTCAGATTGCTCCTTACCTATCCGACGGTAACTACAGCCAAGCCTTTGAGAAGTATCTTACGATGGCATATGAGTACCTAGGTGACAAACCTCTGGATGAAGATTCAGGTACAGGGTCTACTTATCCTGGCTCAAGTTCAGGTACGGGTTCAGGTAATTATCCTAGTGGAGGTTCGAACGCGAACCCTGATAATATTCTGTTCAATACATGGTTTCAACTCGCGGTCTCTGTGGTTATTGGTGGGATCGTGGTAGGCATTATGGCATATAATTCGGGCGGACGCGTAACCGTCAATCGTGCAACGTATGAGGATTCAGGTGCTTCTAGTGTGGTAGATCGCGGAGATCGGTATATTCGGACAACAGTGACCAAGACCAAAATCGAGAGAAATAACAATAATGGTGGCGGAGGAGGAGGCGGTGGTACCACTCGCGGGGGACATTCCCATAGTGGTAGCAGCCGATCGTTCTAA
- a CDS encoding SPFH domain-containing protein, producing MSFFRNQFSNVVEWEEFRDDMIFWKWSNREIKKGSKLIIRAGQDAIFLNNGKVEGIFEDEGSFNIDSEIIPFLSTLKGFKFGFNSGMRVEVLFVNTKEFTVRWGTQSPVLIPTPQLPGGMPIRANGTFNFKVSDYVTLIDKIAGIKQSYLVDDVKIRITSVLDQLLMKWISREGKDMFNLQANATDIAKGIQEDLDMQMMDIGIGITGFQVMSFNYPQEIQDMITKTASHEMIGNLQKYQQVSMTDGISSGKVQGGGAASDMAGMMMGMNMANEMMKNMNQNQNQNSGQNQNQNNQGQSQNQSQNQNQGDNSGSASSSEGKKPNFCPNCGAKNEGANFCPNCGQKLG from the coding sequence ATGAGTTTTTTCAGAAATCAATTTTCGAATGTGGTGGAATGGGAAGAGTTCAGAGATGATATGATCTTTTGGAAGTGGAGCAATCGGGAGATCAAGAAAGGCAGTAAGCTGATTATTCGTGCAGGTCAGGATGCGATTTTCCTGAATAACGGCAAAGTGGAAGGGATTTTTGAGGATGAAGGCTCATTCAACATTGATTCCGAGATTATTCCGTTTCTGTCGACGCTGAAAGGTTTCAAGTTTGGCTTTAATAGTGGTATGCGCGTTGAAGTGTTGTTTGTGAATACGAAGGAATTTACGGTGAGATGGGGAACCCAAAGTCCAGTATTAATTCCAACGCCGCAGCTTCCGGGCGGGATGCCGATTCGTGCCAACGGTACATTTAACTTCAAAGTAAGTGACTACGTTACGCTAATTGATAAGATTGCAGGCATTAAGCAGAGCTACTTGGTCGATGATGTCAAAATTCGAATTACCTCTGTGCTTGATCAATTGCTGATGAAGTGGATCAGCCGTGAAGGAAAAGATATGTTCAACCTGCAGGCGAATGCAACAGATATAGCCAAAGGGATTCAGGAAGATCTGGATATGCAGATGATGGATATCGGGATTGGCATTACCGGTTTCCAAGTGATGAGCTTCAACTATCCGCAAGAAATTCAGGATATGATTACGAAGACGGCTTCACATGAGATGATCGGCAATCTGCAAAAGTACCAACAGGTGAGCATGACCGACGGCATCTCCTCAGGTAAGGTGCAAGGCGGCGGCGCAGCTTCGGATATGGCAGGCATGATGATGGGCATGAACATGGCGAATGAAATGATGAAGAACATGAACCAGAACCAAAATCAGAACTCAGGCCAAAACCAGAATCAGAACAACCAGGGTCAGAGCCAAAATCAAAGCCAAAATCAAAATCAAGGCGATAACTCAGGCTCCGCTTCATCCTCGGAAGGCAAGAAGCCTAACTTCTGTCCAAACTGTGGTGCCAAAAATGAAGGAGCTAACTTCTGTCCGAACTGCGGGCAGAAGCTTGGCTAG
- a CDS encoding DUF896 domain-containing protein codes for MIIPTLDRINELSRKAKEEGLNEMEQAERARLRQEYLQTFRGSINDILLNTTIYDPNGDDVTPDRLKQEQADQKQD; via the coding sequence ATGATTATTCCTACATTAGATCGCATCAATGAACTTTCAAGAAAAGCAAAAGAAGAAGGATTAAACGAAATGGAGCAAGCGGAGCGGGCTCGTCTGCGCCAGGAATATTTGCAAACGTTTCGGGGTTCGATTAACGACATTCTACTAAACACAACCATCTATGATCCGAATGGCGACGATGTTACTCCAGACAGATTGAAACAGGAACAAGCAGACCAAAAGCAAGACTGA